The genome window CACCGCAGCCATGGGCCGAGGTAAGATCTTTTGTATGGGAGATTTTGCCGGATAGCGTACCGAGCTGCCTTACGTTGTAGCTTTCTCGACTCAACTCGGTCCTCGGGGAGCTCTCCCCGGCTGAGGAATCGGATCAGAGGTCCCATCCAGGTGTCTCCAGGGTAGACGAGATACACGACCTCTTCTTCGTACCCTGACTCGGCTAATACTTCTACAAGGACCGTTTTGTTCAGGTCAGAAAAGGAAGTGGAAGCGAGCCGGGAGAGGGCATCAGCCCTCCTGTTTTGGGACCGCGGTATCCTTTGGATTTTGAAGGACTCGAAGTGTGCCACCAGCTGGAGGACTTTAGAGAGGTAACGATGCATCACCTCTTCCCTGGCCTCGTATTCTCCCAGTACTTGGCACACGACGAGCTGGGAGTCACTGTAGACCAAGATGTGAGCAACTCCAAGCTTACGGGCTAGTTGCAGGCCGGCAATGACTGCTTCATATTCGGCCTCATTGTTAGAAGCAGCGAAATTAAATCTCAGTGCGTATGAGCACGCCTCTCCTTGGGGGTCTTCGAGGAGCAATCCTGCTCCACTACCCTGGCTGTTAGATGAGTCATCCACATGCAGAATCCACCGCTGAGGGTCAGCGGTGACCGGGGTGGTAGCTGGGGTGGGCTCCTTCACCTCATCAAATGTGAGCTCGGCTAAGAAATTCGCAAGGGCCTGGGCCTTGATGGCTGTGCGGGGCTCATATGATAGGTCGTACTCTCCTAACTCGATAGCCCATTTCGTGAGGCGTCCCGAAGCCTCTGGCCGGGTCAAGATTTGCCGGAGTGGCTGATTAGTCCTCAGGCAAATGTGATGAGCCAAGAAATAGGGTTTGAGCCTGCGGGCTGCATGAATCAAGGCCAGCACAAGCTTCTCGACTAGGGTGTACTTGGTCTCGGGACCTCGGAGGACCCGGCTTACATAGTAGACGAGCATTTGTACCCCTTCCTCCCTTATGAGCACGGCGCTCACGGCCTCGACCGCGGCAGAGAGGTACAAAACCAACTTGTCCCCGGGCCGAGGCGAGGTGAGCGTTGGGAGGTGGTGAAGGTAGTTCTTGAGCTGCTCAAATGCCTGCTGACACTCTTCGGTCCAGGAAAAATTGTCAGCTTTCTTCAGAATCTTGAAAAAGGGCAGTGCCTTGGCTGCCGACTGCGACAAGAATCGGTTCAGAGCTGCCAGTCGTCCCGTGAGCCTTTGTACATCACGGATACACCGAGGTGGGGACATCTCCTGAATGGCCTGCACCTTATCAGGATTTGCCTCTATACCCCGTCTTGAGACGAGGTACCCCAAAAATTTTTCCGAAGTGACCCCAAAAATGCACTTCTTGGGGTTTAGCATCATTCGGGTTTTTCGGAGGACGTCAAGGACCTCTTTCAGGTCGGCCAGGAAAGTTGAGGTCTTCTGGCTTTTGAGAAGGATATCGTCCACATAGGCTTCGACATTCCGTCCGATCTGGGACTTGAACGCTTGGTCAAATACGTGGCTCCGGCATTTTTCAGTCCGAACGGCATGGTGGTATAGCAATAAATACCTCGGTCTGTGTAAAAGGCCGTTTTCTCTTGGTCCTCTTCACTCATTCCGATCTGATGGTACCCCTTGAACGCGTCGAGAAAACAAAGGACCTCATAGCCCATTGCTGAGTCCACCAGGGTGTCGATCTTAGGCAAGGGGTAGCAATCTTTGGGACAGGCTTTGTTGAGGTCGGTAAAGTCGACGCACATTCTCCAAGCTCTGGTGTCCTTTTTTACCATGACCGGGTTGGACAACCAGGTCGGATACTGGACTTCCCGGATTATCTGGGCAGGCAGAAGCTTGTCCACTTCTTCTCCAACAGCTCGGCTACGCCCGGGGCCGAGGTGCCTCCTTTTTTGCTTGACCGGGCGTGCTTGGGGGTCAACGTTCAGTTCGTGTAGCATGAGGTGGTGCGGGCCTTGGACCTCCTCCGCGGCCCAAGCGAAAACGTCCCGGTATTCTATGAGGAGGGTAAGCATGCCTCCTTTAATCGGGCCGGGCAGTCGGGTGCCGACACGGACTGTCCGGTCTGGCTTCGTGGGGTCTAGAGAAATCTCCTCGACTTCATTCCCAGTCTCTAGCCTCGGAATCTTCTCAGTTGGCTGAGGATCAAGACAATCTATTGAGAGGATGTTTGATCTCTTCTCGGTCCTCACATCGGAAGTCGATGTGGAAGCTGCTTGTAAGATGGCAAGGTAGCACTCCCGAGCTGCGCAGACATCACTGCTGACCTCGGCTATTCCCGCGGGGGTGAAAAATTTGAAGTTGAGGTGGTATGTGGAGTACACGGCCCGCAATGCATTGAGCGTAGGCCGCCCCAAGAGTAGGTTGTATGGGGAGTCGGCCTTGACCACCACGAAATTAACTGGGATAGTTCGACAGCGAGGGTGACGCCCCACAGTGACTGTCAGAGTCACCATCCTTTCGGGATGCACGATGTGTCCCCCGAACCCTACGAGAGGGGTCCTTACCGGGGTCAGATGCTCCCTAGCCAACTGGAGGCTCTCAAATGTGCGGAGGTACATGACGTCCACTAAGCTCCCTGGGTCAATGTAGACCTTCTTCACAATGTAATTGTTAGTGAGCACTTCAATCACCAAGGCCTCATGGCTACTCGAGGCGGCTGGAACAGGATCAGTGGGGCCATAAGAAATGACCTCGGATAGGCGAGAGCTCGACTCAGCCTGATCCGGATTAACTTGCCTATAGGTCCTCTTCCGGGAGTTCTGACTATCTCCTCCCGTCGGACCTCCGGCAATAGTGTTGATGACTCCGGCAATATTGGGCCCATAACCTAACCCCTGTTCTGAAGATCCGTCTCCGGGAGGCCTTTTTGTCTCCCTAGGATCCTCGGGGTCTACAACTGCTTCTTGACATTCGCCTCTCGTCTCGGCGTGGGTCATCTCGCTTGTCACGTCGATTCTCATCACGGTTGTGACCTCCACTTCGGCGGATGAACTGCTTGAGGTGCCCTTGCTTGATGAGGTTCTCGATCTCCCTTTTGAGATCATAGCAGTCTTCAGTCTCGTGCCCGATGTCACGGTGATATAAGCAGTAGAGGTTCGAGTTCCTCTTGTCTCTGCTTCCGTACATCCTAGGTGGGGCTTTTCCGAGATTGTTTTGTTCCATTACGGACAACACTTGAGATCGGGTAGCGTTCAAAGGAGTCAACTCGAACTCGGGAATGGGTGACTTCCCCTTGGATATCCTGTCAAATACGCTTCGGCGATCTCGGCCAGGACTTTGGAAGCCACTCCCTGTCCCCGCCTCAGTTCGGCCGGCATCTTTTCCCTTTCGGGGGTCGACCTTTGGGCGGTTGGCTTGGACCTCTTTCTTCATGCGGTTGAGGTCTTCGACCTGTATACCCTTCTCGACCTTCAACAACAACTCATGCAGTGTGCGGGGATACTTCTTGTGGATCCCCGTATTGAACACCCCGGCAACGATTCCATGGGTGAAGGCGGCGATGGTTATCTGCTCGTTTGGGTCAGGTATCTGAACGCTTTCTTCATGGAACCTCTGGACATACGATCGAAGTGACTCCCCCGGGTTCTGCTGCACGGTTAGTAGGTAAGTCGAGGTCCTGGTCGTAGGTCGGGAGGAGACAAACCGGTGGAGAAATTTCTCCACTAATTCACCCAGGGTCGAGATGCTCTTAGGTTCTAAGGCCCAGAACCATTTTCGAGCTGTCCCCCGGAGGAATACTGGAAAGGCCCGGCATATGATAGGGTCAGGGATGCAATGTAGGCGGAAGGCCGATATGAAGGCATGGATGTGATCCTCAGGATCACCTCGGCCATCGTAAGGTGGTACTGCGGGGAGCTTAAAATTGGGAGGAAGCCTTTCCTCGTTGATATCATCCGTAAACGGTGGAGCACTCATGCAGTCCACCCCGGGTATTCCCAAGGGCCGAGGTTCTTCCTCAGGTCGCCGCCCCAAGAGCCCTCGGGAAAACGCCTTGGTCACGGAAGCCACATTAGAAGTGGCCTTAGAGAACGCCCGTTTAGAAGCACTCCGGCTTAGGCGCCTCCCATCAGATTCTTCCTCAGAGGATTCCTCAGGAGATCCATCTGACTTTCTCTTGGAGGATTCGGCTTTCTGCTTGCCTTGCCTCTTAAGGTACTTCCCCAACTCTTCAAAAATGTTGGGGGTTCTCTGTCACGAACTCGGCTATACGGGATATGGCTTCTTCGTTCGCGGGCTGGGTCCTTGGGGACCCTTGCCCTTCAGAAATGTCTTCCTGCTGAGCTGCATTGCTCTGCTCTGCCCCAATAGTGAGAGCTTTCCTGCTCTTAGAACGCGTAGGATTCATGTTCTGATGACTGcacgttcccacagacggcgccaattgaagagGAGTGTTCTGACCGGCTGAAGTGAATTCACCGGACTGAAGATTCCTCCTTTCCTTAGTGTGTCACTTGCGGCGAGGTCACCTGCCTAAGTCACAAGAGGGGCTTGATCCCCCGGTGTAACTCCGAAACTTAAGTCAGTTCGGGAATAAGAGGATAGTTTTATGAAATGAGTATAGGCAGTGTTACCAGAAAATTGGTCATCCTCCTCCTCAGTAGAGGTGTTGAGTATTTATGAAAGTTCTGAGATTGTCAGTGCATCCGGTGGACGTGACCGGTCTTTATGAAAGGATCTGATGGGACATCTGGCCAGATTCAGGCGACGTGTCAGAGCAGGCGTCCGTCAGATGTCAGATGTGTCAAGTGTCATTTCCGACCTCTCACAGTTGTGTTGGTTAGGGGTCACCTCGGCCAACGGCCTGAGAAATCTAGCCGAGGTGGTAGAAGAGGTGAGAACCCCTCGAGAAGTAACGTGCCGAGGTGGATCTTCAGGAGATACCACTGAATAAGGCCTCGGATTGTCCGGGCCGAAATGACCATCCTCAAGGGGCGTCTCTTTCGGAGTACCTCCAGGCGCGCCTCCTTCAAGGCGACATCTAAACTTGCCTCCATCTCCCGAGCATTTTCCCGGGGACTGCTAGGAAAATGGGCCGAGGTCCCACCTCGGCGCCCCGGGGGCCTAGCTTCTGACTACATGAGAGCTCCGCCCTTTACTGATGACATCAATGGGGAAATGATACCCCCGAActttaagcttccaaacttgcacACCTATGACGGCCGAGGTGACCCCGAGGATCACCTCCGCGCCTTTATCTCCACATTCCGACTCTACTGCGTCCCCGACGCCGTGATCTGTCGGGCTTTCCCCATCTTCCTACATGGGACTGCCCGGAAGTGGTTCTGGAGTTTGGAACCGGGGAGCATTTCCTCCCTGGATGAGCTGATAGACCGGTTCATCCACCGCTTTGTGTCGTCCCGACCCATTACCAAGATTTCAGCTTACCTCTTGAACCTGCTACAGGGTCAGGGCGAGTCACTTCGCTCGTATGCTCAAAGGTTCAACGAGGAGAATGTGCAGATACCTGATCAGAATGAGCAGGTAACCATCGCTGCCTTCACCAACGGGTTAGTGGCAGGGATTTTCAACACCGAAATCCATCGGGATTACCCCCGTACACTTCGGGAACTCTGGGAAAGAGTGGACCAGGGAATCCGAAGTGAAGATGTAAATCGCATGAAGCGAGAAGCCCAAGCATCTCGTACGGGGCAAGATCGACACCGGCCGAAATGAATCAGGCCCAAGTGGCACTTCAAACGAACTCCGAGACCGCCGGAGTGTCTTCAAACTCTCAATTCCAGCCGGTTTTAGGTCTTGGCGGTGATGAGGCAAAATCACCTCGGCCAAACTCCTGAGATCCCGGGGAGGAGGGATAGGAGGAACTCCAACCTCTATTGTGCCTACCACCGAGATGTTGGGCACGAGACCGAACATTGCAACGATCTGAAGCGAGAGATTGAGAACCTGATCCGCCAGGGATATTTGAAGCAGTTTGTCCGCAAGGATGGAACCATCAACCGAAGCGCCTCCCACCGGGAGAGCCGCGGTCCTCGCCGAGAGGACAGACGGGATACGAAACTTCATTGCCGAGGTCCTGAGGAACCTAAGGGGGATCAGAGGTCTCCACGGGACAGATCACCAGGCTGCGGCCCAAACATCGCCGGGGTGATCAATACCATCGCCGGTGGCCCGACGGGAGGAGATAGTCAGAACTCCAGAAAACGGACATACCGCCAGGCCGGCATGGAAGCGGCCGAGCCGAGCTCCCGGTTGTCCGAAGTGATCACCTACGGTCCCCGTGACCCTGTTCCCGCCGCCTTCAGCAATCACAAGGCCCTCGTGATTGAGGTACTCACCAACAATTACATAGTCAAAAAGGTCTATATGGACCCCGGAAGCTCGGTAGACGTCCTGTACTACCGAACCTTCGAGAGCTTGAAACTTACCCGGGAGCAACTCACTCCGGTCAGAACTCAACTTGTCGGTTTCGGGGGACACGTCGTCCACCCGGAGGGCATGGTGACCCTGATGGTAACTATCGGGCGTCATCCACGCTGCCGAACTGTGCCTGTCAGTTTTTGCGGTGGTTAAAGCAGACTCTCCCTACAACATGCTGATAGGCCGGCCCACGCTCAACGCCTTGAGAGCCGTATACTCCACCTACCACCTGAGTTTTAAATTTCCGACACCCGCGggggtggccgaggtgagcaGCGACGTGGGCGCCGTCCGAGAATGCTACCTCGCCACCATCCAAGCAGCAGTCAAACCCCGGCTCTCGCCCTCCATAGACTGCCTCGACCCTCAGAAGGCAGGAGAGCCCAGCAGGCTTGAGCCCGGGGATGAGGTGGAACAAGTGGTCTTGGATGAAGCGAAACCTGACCAAGTGGTCCAAGTAGGGGCCGGACTCCCCTCCCCTCTGAAAGAAGAAATGATCTCCCTGATCAAGAACCACCGAAACGTCTTCGCGTGGTCCGCAGACGAAGTGGTCGGAGTACCACCCGAACTCATGATTCACCAACTCAACGTTAACCCACAGGCCCGACCTGCTCAATCCCCAGCGTAGTTTGagtctacaaaaccaaccaaagtgttattatttcCTCCAAACTCTAAGCATACATTTGAAGTActcgcaagtatctgagaatccacTTGACAGCCTGCCAATGTGCTTTACCAGGgcaagacatatatctgctaacaacactaactgcttgtgcaatatctggatgagtacaaaccattgcatacataatacTGCCGACTGCACTGGAATAAGGAACCCGTGCCATATAATATTTCTCTTCATCTGATTTTGGTGATTGAGCAGCAGATAGCCGAAAATGGCTAGCAAGAGGAGTAGATActggtttagcatctttcatgccaaaacgctccaaGACTTTCTCAAGGTAATTTTTCTGGGTCAAGAACAACTTCCCTACTCCTTGATCTCGATTGAtatccatgccaagaattttcttaaCTGCTCccaaatttttcatttcaaattcactatttaactGCAGTTTCAAAGTATGAATTTCTGATAAATTCTTggcagcaatgagcatgtcatcaacatataacaataaataaatgaaagaaccatcatttaacttccggaagtaaacacaactatcatacatgctcctcaaataaccatgacccaacataaaggaatcaaacctcttataccactgtcttggagactgcttcaatccatataagaatttctttaacaagcaaacatggtcttctttaccttcaatttcaaaaccctggggttatctcatataaatttgttcttcaagttcgccATGTAAGAAAGCTGTCTTAACGTCGAGTTGTTCTAACTCTAAATTATACATGGCAACTAAAGCAAGTAAAACACGAATAGAGCTATGTTTAACAACAGGCGAGAatatatcattaaaatcaacaccttgtacCTGACTATAGCCTTTTTCAACCAATCGTGCTTTATATCTTGCATCTTCAACCCCTGGAataccttcctttttcttgaaaacccacttgcaaccaacaattttcttagctgacggcggctttacaagaacccaagtttcattctgatgaagagattcaatttcttcattcatcgcaatcaaccactttgcagaatcatcacaagaaactgcttctgaataggtggaaggctcaccaactgcatcagtttcttctgtaccagacaaagcatatgcaactaaatttgcatatctttgtggtggtcgaatgtCTCTCCTTGCTCTATCTTTGGCTATGGAATACTCCTCTTCTTCTGAACTATCTTCAACAGTAGATTCAGGTGCATCTACTGGCACTTGCTGAATAGAAGATTTGGATTGAGAAGGACCAGAACTGCCAATATTAAGCTCCACCTGCTTCTGTGTACTATCAGTAGTACAAGGACTAGAAGACTCcttcttggaagataacatagacaattcatcaaaagtaacatctctactgattacaaattttggggatttgggatcaggacaccataatctgtatcctttcaccccagaagcatatccaagaaaaatgcactttttagccctgggctccaattttccatcattcacgtgcatgtatgctggacacccaaaagcttttaaattggagtaatcagcaggagtacctgaccaaactttctcaggagttttgaaatcaagagatGTAGAAGGAGAACGGTTGACAATATAACAGGCCATATTGATCGCCTCTGCCCAAAAGTCGTTTGTCAACCCTGCATTGGAGATCATACATCTTGCTCTCTTCAAAAGTGTTCTGTTCATACGTTCggccacaccattttgttgaggtgTCATTCTGACGGTGTGATgccgaacaattccttcattcttacaaaattcattaaattcaccttcacaaaattccatgccattatctgttctcaaccgcttaacatgttttcctgtttgtttctcaatcaaaactttccattgcttgaaaattaagaaaacatcatttttatgtttaagaaaATAGACCCATACTTTctttgaataatcatcaatgaaagtcaacatgtaCCTGGCACCACCTTTAGAAGGAGCACGAGAAGGACCCCATAGATTTGAATGAATGTAATCAAGAGTACCTTTTATCTTGTGAATTGCTGGTGAACTAAAGCTGACTCTTTTCTGCTTCCCAAAAATACAATGTTCACAGAATTCCAATGGCCCGGTACTTTGTCCACAAAGAAGTCCTCTTTTACTCAATATGCCCAAGCCTTTTTCGCTCATGTGCCCCAAGGCCCAAACGCATAtgccataatttggtgatgtctgTATCTGATAAAGATGATGTTGAAACAGCAGCAGCACCTGTAAcagtagatccctgcaaaatatataaagtaccagatctgtgtgccttcataacaacaagagcACCTCGAGTAATTTTGAGAATTCCATCTCCACCTGAATACCTGCACCCAATAGATTCAAGAGtgcccaaagagatgagatttttcttcaaatctggaacatgtctaacatttGTGAGCGTCCTCACAATACCATCGTACATTTTAATCCGGATTGTACCTTTACAAACAACTTTACAAATGGCGTTGTTACCCATTAAGACAACTCCACCTTcagttgattcatatgttgaaaaccagtccctattgggacacatatgatacgaacaacccgaatctaaaatccactcattgttagacctaaaaatatttttcgtTGCACAGAATATGgttccatcattctcatcaGCTGCTATACTAGCTTCAGCGGATTCAGTATTTTTctcaacaaattttcctttttgcttttctttatttttcaatttaaagcaatcagAGATAACATGACCGTTCTTTTTACAATAGttgcacaccacatttttatgtCTAGACTTGGATCTACTTCTATTTTGTGTGTTTCTCTTTTCAGATCTACCCCGAATAAACAAGCCATCGGCTTGACTCCCACTAGTTTTCCCAGTAATATCCCTATCTATCTGCTCTTTAGATTTTAGTGCAGATTTAATTTCCCGATATgaaattgtttcctttccaTAAATCATAGTATCACGGAAATACTTAAAGGATTGGGGAAGGGAACACAAAAGTAATAGAGCctgatcttcatcatcaattttcgaatctatattctccaaatccataataatggaattaaatttatcaagatgggaGAGTATAGATTTACCTTCAGACATCCGAAGCATATACAAACTCTGCTTCAAATATAGCCGATTCTCGACTGTCTTCTTCATATACAAGACTTTCAATTTATCCCACATAGCCTTGGCTGAAGTCTCCGTTGCTACCTCACGCAATACCTCATCGGAGAGATTCAAAATTGTGCTGGATCTAGTCTTCTTATCCATATCAGCGAAATCCGCATCCTTTACATCTTCTGGTTTGTTCTCGATTCCATGAATCGCTAGATCAACTCCATCTTGAACAAGaatggcctccatcttgagctGCCACATGCCGAAGTTGACATTTCTGTCGAATTTCTCGACAACCGTCTTTGTTATCgtcattgttgccacaaaatctGTAATTTGAAGtttgtctaaaaaaaaaaactggcgAAACAAATATGCAAGTCTTGTGAGTGGACCCCACAGGGTGAGCGGACCCCACGAGATAAGCGGGCCCCATGGGATGAATGGACCCCATAAAGTGAACGGGCCCCACGAATAAATGGATCCCACAGGATGAGTGGGCCCCACAGGATGGACGGACCCCACCAGATGAACGGGCCCCACGAGATGAACCTGTCTTGCAAAATATATCAACCaactctgataccagtttgtttGGACTGGCTTATGaaatagacaaactcaagttagAACAAagtaggcggtataaccgaccatataatagataggcggtagataccgaccatataataattaggcggtaaaatcgaccatataaagacggataacaaagcaaataaaagacacagaagatttacgtggttcggtcaaattgacctacgtccacggacgagggaggagcaatatttctactatgaaaaagaaatataaaagccgtaggaaagtgATTCCTAGGCCAAAAGGCACTTATAAAAGGTTTAGGAAATATTCCTAAACACAATacaagagagcctaaaatatttgactaaatgggctagatgactcaagaagctaatagcccatataactctcttgagtggtgcaaGTTAAAACCTTTAGAGGCCTCTTCTATTTATATGCTCTCTATCGGAGCCTTTCCTGCTATCTACTGCGATGTGGGATGAAAGGAAGAATAACTTCCTTACGCAGCATCTGACGTGAGACAAAAAATTCTGCCACAAGTCAAGCCGCAATGCTTGACAATTCAACAGTAATTTATTTCACGCAGCCACATCAATGCTTTCTGCTCCAAGGCAGGACATTGATCATTCAGTTTTCTGTGCTAACATGAATAGAAGATCATAACACAAAGTACGAAATTAGGCATCAACTATTACCAGAAATTACCTTAGATCTGTACTCATTCATAATGTCGAtacaaaattttagtgtttcaGATGCCTCAAGTCTCATTGGCATGGGAACCAGCCATGTATTATAACAAGAACAACTTTATGTCATTCGTACTCATCCCAGAAGTGTAATGAGCAACTTTTGAAAGAAACTGCTGAGAACCAGCCATGTATTAcaacaagaaagaaaggaagataTCGTCCATCAAAATTAGTTTACTATTGTAAAATCAAGTTAAAAATAAATCAAGAGACTTGAATGATGCCAATAATGCAGGACAAATTCAACAAACATCTGCACTTTTGGTTACTAATAGTCTTATGCAAAATTTGTTATCCCTTCTATTTTTCAACCCATTTCATGAACAataaactttttttcttttttttcaggtACAGTAGTTGTCAAAGTCCATAAATGAAAAGATTCTTATAGATAAGCTAAAGTGTCTTGCTTGGTAACTCGAGTTCTCACCAAAATGAAAGTATTAGATGTACCAAATACCTGGAGATGGTATGCAAGTAAACTTTTCTACAACTTGATCGTGAAGCTGTGCAATTTACACAAAATGCCAATGGAAGATAAGGTGAAAAGGGAAATAAGATGATCACGCAATCAAATAGGCCCGGATGATCCTAAAACATAAAAATGATGCAGAAACTTCTCCTGAGAGATCCTAAAACATAAAAATGATTCAGAAACTTCTCCAGAGAGGATGTCTTTATATTCTAATGACATACTCCAACCCAAAAGCCAAAATACATGCAACTCTAAATAAGGTCATGTAATTCGGCTTTTATTCCCAATAAAGTTCATATTACTCCAGCATCaagaatttataaaattttcagGTGTAAAGAAAAACAGTGAAGGCAATATTCACAAGtgtaaagaaaaacagaaaggcAATATTCATCTAAATATTGGTCTTCAATTATATTTCAGGGTTGCTCCTATTTAATATTCACAATGTTTACATGGATCGTTGAGTCTTTTGCAACAACTTGTTTAATCAAACTTTTGATATATGTTCTATTCTCGTAGAAAGAAAACACAAGTACATGTGACCATTAAAAAACCCTGAAATGGAACACAAAACTCTAAATATATAGGGAAAGCAAATAATAAATAAGTTTCTATGAgttgctgtccaaattttcttttttttttttttgtaaaatctcaAAATTAGGACAATGTTGGTCATAAAGTTTTGCTAATCTCAATATTATTAAGAACATAGGTTTCAAAGCAGATTCATCAAGTTCACTCTTCCCTGATTGGCACAGTCAGCATTAGTTTGTTAATCATGGTTAATTGGGTGGACTTCACACACTTCACATGGTTTGAAATCAACTATTTCAACTATTAACAGCCAGAGGTTTTAAGCCAAGCATTGAATGAGTTCTGTAGATAGCATGCTTAGCAAAGCAAGCATGACATTCTAGGCTGTAATCAAACAATGTTgatccaaatccaaaaaaaaaaagaaaattacttaTGAAATACCCATGAAATGGGGGTAAAGGTAGTAGAAAATTACAGTTGAAAATTTAATCAAGAGGAAAAAGTATACATAA of Coffea arabica cultivar ET-39 chromosome 5c, Coffea Arabica ET-39 HiFi, whole genome shotgun sequence contains these proteins:
- the LOC140007362 gene encoding uncharacterized protein; the encoded protein is MNPTRSKSRKALTIGAEQSNAAQQEDISEGQGSPRTQPANEEAISQLGKYLKRQGKQKAESSKRKSDGSPEESSEEESDGRRLSRSASKRAFSKATSNVASVTKAFSRGLLGRRPEEEPRPLGIPGVDCMSAPPFTDDINEERLPPNFKLPAVPPYDGRGDPEDHIHAFISAFRLHCIPDPIICRAFPVFLRGTARKWFWALEPKSISTLGELVEKFLHRFVSSRPTTRTSTYLLTVQQNPGESLRSYVQRFHEESVQIPDPNEQITIAAFTHGIVAGVFNTGIHKKYPRTLHELLLKVEKGIQVEDLNRMKKEVQANRPKVDPRKGKDAGRTEAGTGSGFQSPGRDRRSVFDRISKGKSPIPEFELTPLNATRSQVLSTAMISKGRSRTSSSKGTSSSSSAEVEVTTVMRIDVTSEMTHAETRGECQEAVVDPEDPRETKRPPGDGSSEQGLGYGPNIAGVINTIAGGPTGGDSQNSRKRTYRQVNPDQAESSSRLSEVISYGPTDPVPAASSSHEALVIEVLTNNYIVKKVYIDPGSLVDVMYLRTFESLQLAREHLTPVRTPLVGFGGHIVHPERMVTLTVTVGRHPRCRTIPVNFVVVKADSPYNLLLGRPTLNALRAVYSTYHLNFKFFTPAGIAEVSSDVCAARECYLAILQAASTSTSDVRTEKRSNILSIDCLDPQPTEKIPRLETGNEVEEISLDPTKPDRTVRVGTRLPGPIKGGMLTLLIEYRDVFAWAAEEVQGPHHLMLHELNVDPQARPVKQKRRHLGPGRSRAVGEEVDKLLPAQIIREVQYPTWLSNPVMVKKDTRAWRMCVDFTDLNKACPKDCYPLPKIDTLVDSAMGYEVLCFLDAFKGYHQIGMSEEDQEKTAFYTDRGIYCYTTMPFGLKNAGATYLTKRSSPRSDGMSKPMWTISFSKARRPQLSWPT
- the LOC113689488 gene encoding uncharacterized protein: MRQNHLGQTPEIPGRRDRRNSNLYCAYHRDVGHETEHCNDLKREIENLIRQGYLKQFVRKDGTINRSASHRESRGPRREDRRDTKLHCRGPEEPKGDQRSPRDRSPGCGPNIAGVINTIAGGPTGGDSQNSRKRTYRQAGMEAAEPSSRLSEVITYGPRDPVPAAFSNHKALVIEVLTNNYIVKKVYMDPGSSVDVLYYRTFESLKLTREQLTPVRTQLVGFGGHVVHPEGMVTLMVTIGRHPRCRTVPVSFCGG